The Populus alba chromosome 6, ASM523922v2, whole genome shotgun sequence genomic interval CTTTACTGTGAATTGCATTGCTTCTTTTCAATTATTCTAATAACAAGAGATTTTTAGTGTTCTTTTCTCGGTGTCTCCAGTCACGCTCTTGTTAATTGCTGAATTCTTCTTCCCGTCTCGCGTTTTGTTATTCTGATTTGTCTTTTTACCAGAACTGGTTAGGACAGAGAATATGCGTGCCTGCCTATTTGTGCAGATGTTCTTGCCCTTGAATTTAGttggttttttccttcttcttttcatcCTTGTCCTACATAGCAAAGATTTTGCTGATGGACTATGCGAAGGCTGCAAGGCTGCTTCAGACATCTTACTTCAAATATTTGACATAGTACATATTCTTTGGGACAAAAGAGTTTCATGATGTGGGCTCATGCTCCCTTTTGTCACTGTTTCCAAATCAACAATGTACTGCCAATTCATTCAGTATTGACTAACCAGGCAACTTTTTGTAATTTAAGTAAGGTTTCTCTGATTTCTTTGTTATGATCCTGGAGCTTCAATGGTCCTCTGCGCTGATAATACATTTGCATGAACAGATAGAAGATTATGTcaacatttattaaaaacatttgttgtttctttcttcgtctcttgtttttttcccttgtaTTTGGAGTCCATTCCTTCTGTGCTCAACGTCATATCCAATTCAACTGACATGACCATCTTTTATATCCTgtgattttgttaaattatccCCCCATTGGTGGTTGAGTCGGAACTTAGGATCACTTGGGGTTTGTCAAAAGATGGCAGATTTTCCTGTAATGCAAGTGCATGAACTTGTTGTGAAGTCATTACAGTGTTTTTCCTCTCCCGTGGAATGCTCTGCTCACAGTTTTGTGGTTTTGCTATCTACCATGGTGGATGAGTTCCAAACAAGTATGCCTTGCACAAGCGTAGGGGTTTGTCTAATTACACTCCGCAGTTTTTTACTCCATTCTTTTCCGGCGGTGGCTGTTCCTTTCTGAAGTTGGAATTGTTCCTTAACAAAGCCATGGAGAGAGCTTGAAGCTTCTGTGGTATTCCCTTTTTCCTGCAATTTTACATGTGGTTTTACTTTTACCATCTGCATTTTGTGAATGTCAACCAAACGTCAATCCAAAGCCTAAACTTGCAAAATGAAGACAAGGAAAGAGCTTAAAAGCCCTTTAAATTATCTGTGAAGTATTGCCAAATAATCCAGCCATAACGTTTACTAGTGGTGGGCTACAAAACATGCTCCTTGAACATCAGTAGGGCTCAAATCCCATTACCAGAACAGAAATCAAGCTAAGCAATGATTATTTCATATGATTTACaagatttttgttcttgtatttGGACATCAAACGGTCTACCCGatcaaatcaaataagattGAGATCATGctttctgcttttttttctctatatctGCAAAAGCTCCATGATCAACAAATTTGCCTCTAAAGTCAAAAGGTAACTAGAAAAACATCCCAGCATGTTCTCCTTCATGGAtgatataaagaaagagagagaaaagaagggaatgGCTCGAAAACCAATGAAGTATCAAGTTATTACTTGCCCCATTAAGGCCTAACTTTGAAGAGGGCAGTGACactcataatttttatatattgctTCTCAAGAATTGTGGGCTGTAATGGGTAGTAGCTCATTTTGTCAACGGTTTTATACAGCCCTTGTATAATTTTAACGCAAAAACATgcactttatttttgttttcttgtgatGTTTTGGAATTCggctatttttttgttttgtttttagtgttcttttaaaacaatattaacaaaataatacagttgatttttttaataaaattacacaatttataattgatataattaagacaatcaatttttataatttttttgctatttaGAATAACGAtacccttttaaaaaatattaaatgatgagaaaagaggggggaaaaaaaatctcagCAATACATTAAAACTTTGATGACGATACTACTAATATCATCAAAAATATCTTAACAAAATGAATCCaacaacactaaaaaaatcataaatgatgaCTTGAGTGGGTTACACTTGCCACAAAAAACAAGTTTATCTCTCATGTCATCGTTATTTAATGTCATTAAATTGGTTTTGTTAAGATCTTTTTAATAGTAATTGCAGTGTTATAATATGATTTTCAatgtatattttagatttttttttttcctttctttttttttttgtttatttaatatatatttttttaaaaaatattactattataaatagcaacaaactataaaaatcatgttttttaatccTAACACAAATACAAACTgtgttattttacaaaaaaaaaaattatgtgtactattccatcaatatttttaattaactggactttatttttatttttttaaaatccctGGAATTCGCAACTGCATCTTAACTCTGTTTTTTAGTGCCCAGTGCTCATAAATAAATCCCTCTGTAACCCCATTCAAGCTTTGGTTCCTTGAGAAACCCTCTACTGCAACATAAAGTTTTATTTACCATCTGTGTcccaaattttattattcttcataaatttcaaaaagttaacagaaaattaattttgaacaacttttttttttctagttttattgatataaaattttaaaaattaagtttgagaaaATTTAAAGTTAGTATTTCTTACGACtcgttttgttaatttttctaCAATacaaaatttgtaaaaaataattaattaaaccaatgTTATGCTGAGTTTTGAAGAGTTAAAAGTTCTCATATTCTTAtatatgattaaattttttcaattctcGATTACCAGTAGCATGCATGAAAGTAATTGGATGGATTATCTCGACTCacctttttatcaaaattaattaattaataaataaaattgtaatgtCAAATAAATACACGTCCTGCAACGGGCTCAGCTCACTGGCAAAAGCACCTCATCTGCAATGGATTTATTCGGCATATCAAGCCCATCTACCATCTCTCACACGATCTCCAAGGACAGAACGCTAAGAATCTGAGATAGCAGAAATGCAGAATGCCGTAGGGGTTAACTGGGCAAAGCTCATCATGAAGCGTGCTCCCAGAAATTATTTGAGATTCACCATAAAATAATTATGGCACTCATCATTTTGTGTTAATGGCTTATTGGTGAATCAGACTTGTATAATAATTTGTCATAAGATTCAATGTAATTCAAGATAGGCTTTTTTCCAGAGGGAAAAGGTATTCTATACAATAGTcttaaaatttgttaattactaaagaggaaaatatattttttatattttattttattttgtttattatataaaaaatattttatcttatatatcattactaaatataattttgtttttatctatttttactgtctttgtttttttctgtcgCACCATGGCAGTAGCGTTTCTTATGCCAAAGAACAAGATGCAAACCAAGCTTTAGATTGCTTTAAGAAATTGGAGGAGGTTTTTGGGTGAAAGCATGGAATAAGATCTTACGATGCTTTTATCAAAGTCAATCAGTTAGAAaaagcagtttttttttccgATTATTTTGAAACAGTAGGTATCTTGCCTAATTTGCaaacatataatattttgatcaagATTTCTGTTAAGAAGAGACAATTTTTCAAGGCATGGATTGGATGTGGGGTAAAGATTTAAAGCCTGATGTGTATAGCTATAGTACTATGATTTGTGAGATGGTTTAAAATGCGGGTTTGGTAAGTGCACTTgaggtgtttgatgaaatgtttGAAAGGGGCTTAGTTCCTGATGTGATGTGTTTTAGTATAATGAATAATGATTGATCGGTTTTTCAAAAAAGGAGAATATGTCAAGGGGAAAGAGATTTGGGAGAGGTTGGTTAAAGGGTCCTGTGTTTATTCAAATGTGGTTTCGTATATTGATATGATTTATTGGGTTGTGTAAAATGAGGAGGATTGATGAGAGCTTGGAAATGTGGGAGAGGATGAAGAAGGAATGGATTCATTTCAGTATAGCAGCTTGAAATGTGGGTTATGCGAGGCGGGAAATTTTGATGGAGCTGTGAAGATTTATAAAGAAATGGGGGGGGGTATATTtctcaaaagaaaacaactttgAAGAGTAATCGCAAGGTTGTTAGTTACAACATATTTCTTAGAGGATTGTATGAAAATAGGAAGGTTGAAGAAGGGGAGTGGAGCTGTTTCTGTTTGGGAACTCATGCGTAGGAAGGGGAGTGGAGCTGATTCTACTACTTATGGAGTTTTGATTCATGGGTTGTGTAAGAATGGTCATTTGAATAAGGCGTTGACGATATTGAAAGAGGCagaagatcaaagagataagCTGGATGCTCTTGCACATTCCTCGATGGTTGATGGGTTAAGCAAACAAGGAAGAGTAGATGAAGCTTTGGGCATACTGCATCAGATGGATAATCATGACTGTAAGTTGAGTCCTCATGTTTGCAATCTATTGATTAAAGGGTTTGTCCGAGCTTCCAAACTTGAGCAGGAAATTCACTTCTTCAGGGAAATGGAATCCAAAGGTTGTTCTCCTCCTCTTGTCGTCTATAACACTCTTATAAATGGTCTGTGCAAGGCAGAAAGATTCTGCCGTGCATATTCTTTTGTAAAAGAAATGCTAAAAAAAGACTGGAAGCCAGACTCGATCACTTATAGCTTATTGATGGTGGCCCTCGACTTGTGGCGCCAAGCTCTTGACAAGGGTTTGGAGCGGTAACATTTTGCATGACATTGCTCTGCTGGGAAAATTGGAGATGCTTTGCTGCTCTATTCAAATATGAAGCAGTCGAACTGAACTGTCTTCCCAATCTTGTTACCCATTACACACTTATGGACGGGATATATAAAGCCAGCGAGTGTGAAAAGGCATCAGTGATGTGGGCTTGCATGTTCAAATATGGGTTTCAGCTGGACATAGACACTATGATTACTTTAATTGCAGGTGATGTTGTTTTCGTGTTGTCATGGCAATACTTGCAGATGTGATTGGATCTTCCTTATGACAAACCTGAACACAACCTTCAACCATCTGTTAGGCAAACAGCAAGCATCCACGGCCCAGATAGCCTATCTAGCCCTTCAACATCTAGTTTTTGCTTGATCATTTCAATTCAGGGCCCAtaaatcttctttttcattatggATGAGTAACGTTCAGTATCAAACATTTTGACTCCTAGAAGTCCCAAGTATGTTATCTTTCTCCTAGACTTTGAATTCTTATGCTTCTTTTCTCTGGTTTGctcagcatatatatatatatatatatataaacacttcAAGCAATTTCACGAAAGTGCTTAGCCAGAGAAATAGCTGTAAAGCAAAAAGTATTTGAAGATGATTATAAAAATTTCTCAGAAAATTGTCACAACAACGTGAGTACTACGGCCTTTTGGCTGTTTGGATACAGTGATAGGAAAGTTAGCAAAGCATCAAAATTGGATATTGGTGATGCAGTAATATCACCAAGATCAGATGTAGATGATGCAAAAGAAAATAGCTTGATGTATCAAATCCAAGTTGGAAGTTTTCACTTGGGGTTATTTTATCATGCTATATTCATTCAAAATGGCATGTCTAAGATTTTACACTATAAATTCCTTATACTGAGAAAAAAGGAGGACTTTACTTTTCTTTGTCTGTCTGTTCCTTTTCTGCTCTTTCTATGTCTGATGCTAATCTCTGCTCGTAGCTGAACTGAGTGATCAAACCCACTAAAATTGCTCCGAGAACTGCAACTTTTCGCCAATCAGGTGAAGAAGAGAGGAAGGAATCAGCAATCACTATGGCTAGTACACTCATTAAAGCAAGGTAAATGTTCTTCCTGGTTTTTGACCCTGCTTTTGCGTTAGTCAGATCTTTAATCTTCTGTGCTTCCTCCTTAGCTTTGGCTTTATCAACTGGTGCTTTCTGGCCAAGGTTCTTGAAGAACATCCCCTCATTCCGGTCGTTTTCCATTTGAACTTCAAAATCTGCTACCTTATTATCGTTCTTCTCAATTTCCGTTCTGTTCAATTCTGCAGATTCCTCAAAAGCTTGCATCTGGCTCTCTATGTTCTCCATTATCTGCTAAGCATAAATAATGAATAAGAAGCAGGTTATCAACAGAGGTGCTaagcaacaccattttgttgtTCCTTTAGCATTTCATAATTTGCATTGAGAATGAGGGAGTTGAACAGACCCTGGCACCTGCTTCATCAAGTCCTTTTAGAGCATCCTCTCCAATTTTATCAAACTCAGCATTGGCTTCTTCAGCAAATTGAGTTAGATAAGCTGATCTCTCGTCCAAGTAATCAGTGAGACGGACTTTTTGAGTTTGAAGCATGGCTATCTTCGCAAGCAGTTCTTGTTTTTTAGTATCACCTTCTGGTGGGGGAGCCTCAGAATCAGAATCATTTGACTTGCAAAAGAACAGGATGGAGTTCTTTGTGTTGGATGGCTTTCTAGTGTGGAAAAAACCATGATTTGTAGGAGCAAATGAGGTGTTGATGGCTTTGAgggaaaacatttttctttcgACTTCAGAGGGAGAGGGATAGAGGGAGTAGGAAAGGGGAGAGACGTTATATGGGCAGTTGGTTTATTTTGGGCCTTTCGTTGGGTGGACATTATCCCTTATTTATGAGTATAATATTTGTTCAAGTTTGCCTTGACTTTCGAATTTGACATTGCAAtctggatttcttttttaaattaacagttaaaaaaaagggaaaataacaaaattgtaaaaatattttaaaaaataatagtttgatGAATCACATATAACATCTATAAACTCGTCAAAAATATAtggatgaaattatttttctagtgtCTAAActctcaaacataaaaaatcaatccaacaattcttaatcaatacacttatcataattaaaaaatcaatacactTCTCAATTcacatttcattaaaatttataattaaatacaatttacaatttattttattaaatttaaactaaattcataattcttataacataaaaacatataatttaacaaaaaaaaaatcttattattcaCTAGAAGATCTGCCTTCCCAGCTTTCTAAAGTCCACTGCAACAcaaattgatgatattattGGCAGGACACATACCATCTTATCTACTTTTTCTCCCCGAGCCTTCCATATTAAATAATACATTTAATACATacataaagaaaattagaaatcatCATCTATAATAATACGAACCAAAGGGCTAAGTCCAGAAACACAAACAAGCTAGCTCCCTCGAAGTTAAAACAGTTAAAACAAGCACTTGAAATTGTAGCCCAGAAGAGCCTTGTGTCCTTCCTCTACACTAGGGTTCAAGTCTTGCTTGTGCACGCCTGTCATTCTCGGGGTGCCTTACTTGCTCATTGGGCTTGTAAAATATTCAGTGAGTCCGAGAATTAGTTATAGTGCGCGTAAGCTGGTCCAGATACCCcgagttatcaaaaaaaaaaaaaaaacagtgaaaacaaaacaaacttgtAATATAAAAACTGCCAACAATTGCATAGCTCAAAGCACACATCATTTTTTAGTTGGTCAATCTGCTTTTAGCAATATGAAGAactcaaataattaataacatcagcTTCAGAATTGTGATTAGCCTCCTTTATTCTAGTACAAAGTGTGTTGAGCTTAATTAGCAAGCCAGtacttaaatatataaaactatgtTTTGATATATGCGCGCCAAGGCACCCAGATGAGATTGTGCTAGTCCACTTTTACTCCTCTATTCCTGACATAATCCCATGCACTTCTTAATGATAACTTATAATCAACAGGGAGCTTTCTGATAACTTCATCATTTGcatcaggaaaaagaaaaattattcctCATGAAGTCGGAAAAACTTTGAATTAGATCTAGGTCTTTCTGTGTCTGGTAGATGGGTTGGCGTGGTGATTGGATTTGGCCACTAGTTTATGAGTCGATGCTATCTTGCAGAAACAAGTCTTCTTATCATAATGAAAAACCCTCCGATTAGTAGATGTAACAGTAAAATAATGTATAAGATGATAGTGTGAGGAGCACAAGTATGGGAGAAGGAGAGTGTGAGGAGGATGATAATGTGGGGAGAGGATTGTGGGTTGCTCTGCTTTGTGTTATTCTCTGTTGCCTTGTGTAGATGGCATAAGGTATTTATATCCATGGCTTTTGAGACCAAGTCGTCTCCTAGACGAAGGAGTTGGAGAGAAGAGATACCTTTTTTGCACAGGTAATCGTAAAATGAGTTGATGAGTGTTGGCGTCACTCACTAGACATGGCAGGCATTCTACGTACTATTAATGGAAGTTATTTGTCCTTTGGTTGGGTCGAGACAAGCCATTTGGATTCGcctaaatagattttttttttttttggaaataataatattggtaTCATCATTCCATCTCCTTCTTGCTCCTCGTCAACTCCTATCACCACCATGAATGACCTCAGGAATTCTGGCATCAAGAGAGGACCGTGAATTTGAATGCCATATCTCTTAAATAAAGGACCATGTGGGTGCCAGCAATCCCGTATTTTTATACTTGATGAGATCTCAAGCAATTTCTTTCCACCGCACAAGTTTCCTCCAGTCATTTGGAGTTTTGACGTGAAAATAAATTCCGTTTACTTATTCCTCACGATTCCAGCAAACATGGGAaagtaaaaagtatttttcaggAAACCACTTCctcacaaacaaacaaacatgccTAGGTCATGGACAACAACAGGCCATCCATCTATGGTGTTGCAAATAGATGTAGCAAATTGAAATGTGATTCCTGCACATTCTGTCTCAACGAGGACGCTCTGTAGCTTTCTTGTAGGCATACCACTTTGAAATCCAGAGATACGCGGTGAAGTTCAGGAAGCTGAGAATTGCCAAGAGCCAGTAGAAGTAATCAAGATGGCCCCTGTTCAAATTATCAGGGATCCAACCAAGCTTCCCACCTCTCGTTGTAACTTTAGTAACAATGGTGACAAGCAGAGTGCTCAAGTAATTTCCTAATGCGACGGTAGTAAGAGAGAGAGCTGAGCACAAGCTTCTCATAGCATCAGGTGCCTGGTCGTAGAAAAACTCCAACTGTCCAATGAAGGTAAAAACTTCTGCACATCCTATGAGAAAGTACTGCGGTACTTGCCAGAAAATGGTCATCGGGATGTACTCAAGATCATAGTAATTGTTCTCTCGGACAAAGTTGAGTCGAACAACCTCCAATACCCCAGCAACGATCATGGAGACCAATGATATGACGAGGCCAATGCCCATACGTTGGAGCTGAGTAAAGCCTCGTTCATGACCCGTGAACTTCCTTGCGTATGGGACAATGATACGATCATATACAGGAGCCCAGAAGATGACGCTTAGGGTATCAAAGAGGGAGAGCGATGCTGATGGAATCTTGAAATGAGGACCCATATGTTGGTCCATAGTATTTCCTTGCAAAACGAACATGGTGCTCATTTGACTGTATACAGTTGCAAAGACTATTCCAGATGCCCATACTGGGAGCAACCTGATAATGGACTTGAGCTCTTCAACTTGAGTTACTGTGCAGAGTCTCCATGGGTTTGATAAGCCCttgatattttcagtttgggtTTCCACAGCAGCCTTGTCAAAGAACCTGAAACTTAACAAATTTCGATTAGATCAAGGAGAGATAATGAGAATCAGCCTAGGAGAATTTCAAAGAATGGTTTGCATTTGGGAAATGCAAGtgtaaaagaagataaaaagctGCTCTTTATGCTTGTAGGCTAATTCGCATAAGTGTTACTCTGATTGGGAATATGGGTGAAGATTCCCGTTAGTTACTTTTGTTGCAAAATACAGCCTTCTCCATTCATGGTGCAAAGTATTAACAACGTTGCCTGGTTTCTTGGTCATATTCAGAAAACACACTTCTTAAGTACCCAAAACATCCATTGTCTGGATAAATGGATTGCAACATAAGATTTATTGACATGCTTATTCTTACTATAAACTTGTACGAGCCAATTGATGAAGAAATTTCTTGAGCTACTAAATATTTGGAAATATATAGGAGAGGAATAAAATCAACACGGTGAATTTTGTGGATCGAAAAAAGAACTGGAAAAATTCAGAAGTGACTAAACTTGGACCTATGGATTCAATCAACTTGCGTtgtaaatcttaaaattattggCTTCAGGGAACTTACTTGAATTTATCCGTGTGTTCGAGCTTACGACTTCCTTGGATTTGACTTTCCTCTTCTGCAGTCTCATAAAGAAGAGATTTATCAGCAGGAACTTGAACACGGTACTTTCTGAAGGATGCAACAATAACCTGGACAATCCTTGTAATGGGACTCCCACCAGGTTTTTGAATTCGGTATAGCTTACTTcccaagaagaaaaacacaactGCTACAGCCATTGCAACAGCAGGGATTCCAAATCCCCACCCCCAACCAACATTCATTTGTATCCAGACCAAAACAGAAGATGCAATAAGCGCACCTATGTTGATTGAAAGgtaaaaccaattaaaaaaggagctcttctttttcttctctgtcTCATCAGTTTCATCAAATTGATCTGCTCCAAAAGATGAAACACATGGTTTGATTCCTCCAGTTCCAAAAGCAATAAAGTAAAGTGCTACAAAGAATGCTGCAGTTTGTCCTGTGGTCGGGTGGCAAGAATCCTTGTCACAAGATGGCTCTAACCCAGGGACTGAAGCGGACAATGTTAAGAGTGTCATTCCCTACAAGAAGAGTTCATTATTTCCACATATACATAGTTTCGAAAGAAAGTTCACGATATATGACCAAATTTCTAGGATGGCTTAAGACCATCAATCTACTTTtagaaacaaagagaaaatctcaagaaaaataaaaccaagtcTGGGAATATTCTCTTAAAATTTCCAAAAGAGACAGAAGCAGGAAGTGTTTATGGTGGCAAAggttcataaaaaattaaggttttttcaACCAAAACTCTTTGCATAAATGCTGTTAGAAAATCAATTTTGTGGAACCAAGTTCTGAGAAATTAACAAATAAGTATCCAGTATCCCATCGACTATAAAACGTCTTGATGATGTGCAGACCAAGACAAACTTTTTGCAGAGATGACATTTTAGAATGGCTCaaaatgaagagcataaacaGAAATGAAACCCTTGATGCAAactgacataaaaaaaacattgatcaaAGATATGGGAAAACTCAGTTCACTTTCATATAATTTACAGGTCAGATGGAACTTGCTCTAAAGCAAACTTACAATGATATAGATGACAACAAAACTCGCAATTGTCCAATATCTTCCCAAATATGAATCGGCTAGAAAAGCTCCAATCAGTGGTGTGATATAGCAAGTTCCAGACCAATTGGTAACATTGTTTGATGCAGCGACATTTCCCTGGTTGAGACGGTCCTCAAGATAATTCACTAGATTGGTACTCATCCCATAGTATGCCAACCTCTCACAGCATTCATTTCCTGCAAGGAAATTGTAAACAATTTTAGTGTCTGGAAACCTGAAGTCAGATACGATACAAGGAATTTAGCCTCGAAAAGATACGACAAAATATCATACCAAGAATAAAGCGGCAAGCCTTCCAGTTTccagttttctttttatttgctgGATTTCCTTTGATATCCACCGTCCCATCGTTTGAGTAATCATCTTGTGCCATAATTTTTTGGGTGACCTGCAACACGTTTGCTTTGTTTAGACttgatatttaatataaaattagtaGATCGTCCTTAAAATCTAACATTAGACTCGGAGAAATTAAGACAATATTCTAATGCTTAAAATACATTGCaggattgtaattatttttcccCTGCCTCCACAAACAGAGAACATAATCTGCAGATTTCACTTGCTATATATTCAGAATTATAAATTCATGCATCACACATAACtagtaatatttttcttttccttcttgcCAAGTAAACTAATTCAGAGCTAATTCTTCAGCTTACTACTGAGGATCTGATTCACAGGAACTTTagttgagaataaaaaaaataaaaaattgtactCGTAGATTTAGCACACATCTCAGAAATCATgcttatataaaagaaaagaaaaggaaagaaaaaaacaacatgaagaaGAGATCAGAAAATAACCAAACCCAATTAAACCAAATCCCATTCCAatataattggataaaaaaaaaagaatttcttttattttagacagataaaaaagaataatataggGTCATCTTTATCTGATAGATAGCActagaaaacaacaaagagataACCATAAATCACCATAGAATCCAAGAATAATTAcctttacataaaataaaaaacaagagagataCACAAATACAAAA includes:
- the LOC118048381 gene encoding uncharacterized protein, giving the protein MFSLKAINTSFAPTNHGFFHTRKPSNTKNSILFFCKSNDSDSEAPPPEGDTKKQELLAKIAMLQTQKVRLTDYLDERSAYLTQFAEEANAEFDKIGEDALKGLDEAGARIMENIESQMQAFEESAELNRTEIEKNDNKVADFEVQMENDRNEGMFFKNLGQKAPVDKAKAKEEAQKIKDLTNAKAGSKTRKNIYLALMSVLAIVIADSFLSSSPDWRKVAVLGAILVGLITQFSYEQRLASDIERAEKEQTDKEK
- the LOC118048380 gene encoding protein NRT1/ PTR FAMILY 8.1 — translated: MAQDDYSNDGTVDIKGNPANKKKTGNWKACRFILGNECCERLAYYGMSTNLVNYLEDRLNQGNVAASNNVTNWSGTCYITPLIGAFLADSYLGRYWTIASFVVIYIIGMTLLTLSASVPGLEPSCDKDSCHPTTGQTAAFFVALYFIAFGTGGIKPCVSSFGADQFDETDETEKKKKSSFFNWFYLSINIGALIASSVLVWIQMNVGWGWGFGIPAVAMAVAVVFFFLGSKLYRIQKPGGSPITRIVQVIVASFRKYRVQVPADKSLLYETAEEESQIQGSRKLEHTDKFKFFDKAAVETQTENIKGLSNPWRLCTVTQVEELKSIIRLLPVWASGIVFATVYSQMSTMFVLQGNTMDQHMGPHFKIPSASLSLFDTLSVIFWAPVYDRIIVPYARKFTGHERGFTQLQRMGIGLVISLVSMIVAGVLEVVRLNFVRENNYYDLEYIPMTIFWQVPQYFLIGCAEVFTFIGQLEFFYDQAPDAMRSLCSALSLTTVALGNYLSTLLVTIVTKVTTRGGKLGWIPDNLNRGHLDYFYWLLAILSFLNFTAYLWISKWYAYKKATERPR